Proteins from one Mobula birostris isolate sMobBir1 chromosome 10, sMobBir1.hap1, whole genome shotgun sequence genomic window:
- the LOC140203926 gene encoding ER membrane protein complex subunit 4 isoform X2 — protein sequence MNLFIMYMAGNTISIFPIMMVCMMAWRPIQALMSISATFKLLESSSQQWLQGLVYLIGNLVGLALAVYKCQSMGLLPTHASDWLAFIEPPQRVEYAGGGLIL from the exons ATGAATCTGTTCATCATGTACATGGCAGGCAACACCATCTCCATCTTTCCCATTATGATGGTGTGCATGATGGCCTGGAGACCCATCCAGGCCCTGATGTCCATCTCTGCCA CTTTCAAGCTTTTGGAGAGCTCGAGCCAGCAGTGGTTACAGGGGCTGGTGTACCTCATCGGCAACTTGGTGGGGCTGGCTCTGGCTGTGTACAAGTGCCAGTCGATGGGCCTGCTCCCCACCCATGCCTCCGACTGGCTGGCCTTCATTGAACCCCCTCAG AGAGTGGAATACGCAGGAGGGGGGTTGATCCTGTGA